One Luteolibacter arcticus DNA segment encodes these proteins:
- the gap gene encoding type I glyceraldehyde-3-phosphate dehydrogenase produces MTTIAINGFGRIGRLVFRALVEQGHLGTTFNVVAVGDIVPADNLAYLLKYDSTQGKFDGTVTSKKSKPELEEDDVLVVNGHEIKVVSARTPDGLPWKELGVEVVIESTGLFTAADKARGHITAGAKKVIISAPAQGEDGTFVQGVNDELYDPANHHIISNASCTTNCLAPIVHVLLKEGFGIEEGLMTTIHSYTATQKTVDGPSKKDWKGGRSAAINIIPSTTGAAKAVALVCPAVKGKLTGMSFRVPTPTVSVVDLTVKTTKATSLTEIKAALKTASETYLKGILAYTEDEVVSTDFIHDKHSSIFDAGSSIELNPTFFKLVAWYDNEWGYSNRVIDLLFDVVKKGI; encoded by the coding sequence ATGACCACCATCGCCATCAACGGGTTCGGGCGCATCGGCCGCCTCGTCTTCCGCGCTCTCGTCGAGCAGGGCCACCTCGGCACCACCTTCAACGTTGTCGCCGTGGGCGACATCGTGCCGGCCGACAACCTCGCCTACCTGCTGAAGTACGACTCCACCCAAGGCAAGTTCGACGGCACCGTCACCTCCAAGAAGTCCAAGCCGGAACTGGAAGAAGACGACGTGCTGGTGGTCAACGGCCACGAGATCAAGGTTGTCTCCGCACGCACTCCCGATGGCCTTCCTTGGAAGGAACTCGGCGTGGAAGTCGTGATCGAGTCCACCGGGCTTTTCACCGCTGCCGACAAGGCCCGCGGCCACATCACCGCCGGTGCCAAGAAGGTCATCATCTCCGCTCCGGCGCAAGGTGAAGACGGCACCTTCGTCCAGGGCGTCAATGACGAGCTCTACGATCCCGCCAACCACCACATCATCTCCAACGCGAGCTGCACCACCAACTGCCTCGCTCCGATCGTCCACGTCCTGCTCAAGGAAGGATTCGGCATCGAGGAAGGCCTGATGACCACCATCCACTCCTACACGGCCACGCAGAAGACCGTGGACGGCCCTTCGAAGAAGGATTGGAAGGGTGGCCGCAGCGCCGCAATCAACATCATCCCGTCCACGACCGGGGCCGCCAAGGCCGTCGCGCTGGTTTGCCCCGCAGTGAAGGGCAAGCTGACCGGCATGTCCTTCCGCGTGCCGACCCCGACCGTGTCGGTGGTCGACCTCACGGTGAAGACGACCAAGGCCACCTCGCTGACCGAGATCAAGGCCGCGCTGAAGACCGCCTCCGAGACCTACCTCAAGGGCATCCTCGCCTACACCGAAGACGAAGTGGTCTCGACCGACTTCATCCACGACAAGCACTCCTCGATCTTCGACGCCGGCTCGTCCATCGAGCTGAACCCGACCTTCTTCAAGCTGGTCGCTTGGTACGACAACGAGTGGGGCTACTCCAACCGCGTGATCGACCTTCTGTTCGATGTGGTGAAGAAGGGGATCTGA
- a CDS encoding type II toxin-antitoxin system VapC family toxin — MNAILVDTGPLVAYLDRDDQHHAWAKTCFAGLHEPLLTCEAVVAESLFLLRRGGISPDPLLQLVTRGLVIPEFRLHDEADAIMKLMQRYRNVPMSLADACLVRMSEIHERSTVFTLDSDFTIYRKSQRRVIPLLRPE, encoded by the coding sequence GTGAATGCGATCCTGGTAGATACCGGGCCGCTCGTGGCTTATCTGGATCGCGATGATCAGCACCATGCTTGGGCGAAAACCTGCTTCGCCGGTCTCCATGAGCCTTTGCTGACCTGCGAGGCGGTGGTCGCCGAGTCCCTGTTCCTCTTGCGCCGGGGCGGCATTTCTCCGGACCCCTTGCTCCAACTTGTGACCCGGGGACTCGTGATTCCGGAGTTCCGGCTTCACGACGAGGCGGACGCCATCATGAAGCTGATGCAGCGCTATCGAAATGTCCCGATGTCCTTGGCCGACGCTTGCCTAGTGCGGATGTCAGAAATTCACGAGCGTTCGACGGTGTTCACTCTCGACTCGGATTTCACGATCTACCGGAAGTCCCAGCGGCGGGTGATTCCCTTGCTGCGACCGGAGTGA